A segment of the Gossypium hirsutum isolate 1008001.06 chromosome D10, Gossypium_hirsutum_v2.1, whole genome shotgun sequence genome:
aattaatgattttaacacatttgtaattaaacaccaataaaaaaaagaaaaatactatgttattggaggggtaaaaaagtaattaaataccaaaagtgtttttgggagaggaaaagctaaaatttttagcttctccttttctGAAAAGCTAGAAATTTCAGCCAAAAACAGTTTGTTCTTCACAGCTTTTCTTCCAAAAGTATTTTTGGAGTCAGAAGTACtttttttaagcaatgaagaactTACCCTTAATAAAATAGGGTTAGGTTAATCAACCATTCTGGAATATACCAACGAAATTGGCTCTAAAAGCAACCAAGATTTTGGAGGAATTTACTAGAAAAAGTAGTATACGTATTTACTGGGAAATCCATGAATGTaagaaaagggattgaaattGCCATTTTCGTTCCATATTAACTGACCAAATCCTAAACATAGGTAAAATATGtggattgaattgtaaatatgaaaatatttattacaTTAAAAGTTTGGATACGatgtattataaaaaaaatgacttGATACTTGAGTTTGACATTTGTTTTATATGATGCGTGTTGTTTTCCAATGTATAGTACtaatatttgacaaaagttatatgtTTCGGTACCAAGAGATATCGATGTTaactttttatcatttaattcaggttttataatttatttgataaaaattcataattatcaaatcaatcataaaacttgaattaaatcaCATCCATCACACCGTATCTGTAAAATTAAGCAATTtcacaattaacactaaatttattaatgtattaaCAAAATAACGAACAATTTAAACCTAATAATATCatcaattaactttcatcaaaacaaccttaaaacccaaattaaacattaaaaagttaACATTGTTACCTTTGGGTACcaaaatatttaacttttatcaaatacaaatatcgaatttgaccaaaaaataacacaaatatcaTCTTTAAAAAAAAGTGTCAACCTGGTATACCAAATAAtacattaaacctaaaaaaattatatgttttattgacagtatttatcatttttaacacgttaaatggaaattatttatacaattgtaaataaatatttatttgtaattttgacTTCATAATTTAAACAGGCTTCATATTATATTCACATTTAAcgtttaaatttacaaaataacttgattaatataatgttactattttaatgattcaatctaaaaacatttcaaaatttaaaataatgaaataatttgaGGATATTTACTCCAATTAACactttatatgtataataatatatatattgtttattctAGATAATGTTACTCTTTTAACATATTTGGTGCACACGCTTACACATGTGCAGCTTTACTTGTTTATCCACAAAAAATGCATGCCAAAAATCACATCCATAATTTAAGGCTTCATTGTTGAAAATTAAAGGGATGTTTAGGTTAATATACCATtttggtatttgagtttgattttaatgagtttgattttaatgtataatttgatacttgagtttttttttttcaatttgggtacttaaatttgatttcaatgttTACTTTAGCctctaagtttttttttgtccCAGTTAAATACTTACAAAGATGAAATCAGTTTTTTTAGGGCGGAATTAAGTCTTATGTTTTTATAAGAGCTAaaaacaatttcatcattttaaccgtttatatctttataattttgtaaaagattaaattaaaattttattattttaagagggttaaaatataatttaccatattctaacttaaaattttataaattttaaaagatcaaaaattaaaattaccattttaaggCCCTGTCAACCCCCCTCTCACTATGCTTTTTTATTATACCGCACGTGTCGAACATTCATTAAATCATATAATATTGTTTAGTCTAGAtatcaaatttaattcaattcaacattaaaatcaaattttaatattaaacaaTATATTAACCCTTTTATCTATATGTTTGTACAACTGCCATGCACTTTCTTCAAAGCTAGACTTTGATTAATGAAGTCAACTCTATCTTCTCCCCTACAATCTtaatctttaaaaagaaaaacattttcgAAGATAAAATGGACCGACAATTTGTCCCCTTCTCCTACACGCGTTTTAGCCGAAAGCAATGGTTCTTCATTTTTTTCAGCTGCCTTCGTTCTTAAATCTCTTTTCTTTTATGAATCAAATCTTATTACAGCAATAACCTAAAATTAAGACATATTTTACAACTGAAAGAGACCAATGGATGTCGAAATGTCTTGATCTTCAAGTTTCTCTGTCTTATCCTTAAACTGCAAATTGCATGTAAACGAATGGCACAATACACGGCCAAAAGGGTCTCTCGGTTCCCAACTGGCTTGACTTGTGAATTGGGTAAGTAGAATTTTAGGTAAGGTCAATCTCAACTAAATTAATTTGggtttctttctttaatttttagtttattatGGTCGaggttaattttgaatttgaatgatttatatcattatttttagaattagattGGTGGGTGAGTTAATTAGGTCATTAGTTTGTTGATTTAATAGGTTCAATTGttagattaaataaatcattaatattCATAAAATTACTAAAAGTTTTATTCAATCAATTCAACCGATCCATATAAATTTCTAAACCAATCAATTCAAGATCTTTTTCTGAATAAATTCTTAATTTAATCGATTAATTCAAACAAGTGTAACATAGCTCAAGCATATATACCAATTACCAAACTATTGTTTTATAAtaagaatttttatatatttttggttcGTTTTCAAATAGGCTCAATCAATGAAACTTGGCACACCTAGATCATTGAtggaaaatttattttgatatatttagtgGGTCACATCTAATCTTCTTAAACTATTCACAAATAATATATGATTTGATCTTCAAAATTTGTTTCATTATgtcaaagaaaaacaaattcttgATAATTTAAAATCGATAAGACATAAGTATACTATTGACAATATATTATGGATTTTGCTaccctaaaatttaaattcaaactttaaacatttaagctcgaaattttctttaaatcttaaatcttaaatcttaaaattataataattataattaatattttaattatatttaaataaatttattagtattCTTTTAAAGGAATAATTCTTTAATTTATTCAACAAAAGAGATCatacaattttaataaaagaaaaacaacaaacACACGTTGATGGTGGTGAAGGACAAACTCTATCAACACAACAGAGGCTTCAGTCTCTGCATCAATAGAATATTATGGTATATTAACAATTGGCTTTATCAAAACTCAAGCAGGACATATCTAAAGTGATTACAATCAACTACCATCATAAAAAAAACAGCTCCAATTTGTACAAAGCGGCAGGCATGCAAAAAGAAGTGAATATCCACCAAACTAGAGAGAAAGGTGACAAAACTATCTCTAAAATTACTTGTAAAAACAAGACTAAAAAATATACTACAATAGCagacaaaaacttttaaaaataaatacttgtaaaacaaagaaaaaataaacaaaaaaattaaaactcaaaaCAACACGGTCCAAACTGATAACTATTAaatgatatttatgaaaatatCAGCTCAAAGCTCTCcttaaaaaaagagaggaaattaATGTCCAAATTCTAAGTTCCTTTTAATGATGgtccataattattatttttttagtatatggtccataaacatataaattctcTATGATGGGGTCCCATGCTGCCTTGATATGGCCAACTCCTAACTTCAACTCTTTATTGCAACTGTCGtttttataatattctttttttttttcgatttttttgctTGTTGTTGCTAATGAGAAGGGAAAAAATAGTAAAAGGAATttaatgatatatttttaaaattattaataataattgtaTTGTTACTTATAGGTGATTTTAAAATGGTTATGGATATTGTTAgttgaattttatatttctaatacatttttattgtaaataaataatcataATGAATTTCGATTAATTATACATAACGTTTGTATTAGGTAAAAAAATTGTAGAGGCTTCTATATAAGGTATTATATTGCATTTTGCACCATTTACTAAAAGATGAGTAAATTAGTTTCAATATGTtatattaaagagtaaatttatcttttttattaaaaaaatcatcattTCTACGGTTAAATACTAGTGTGGCTAGCAGAATAACTAAATAGTTACATATAACGTGTCACATGTACCTCTTTTTGACATATAGAgattaatttttaacagtaatggatagaatttttaacaaaattatcaatttgttctttgatataataattaatttgcccatttttttagtagaagggACAAAATCTAATCTAActcataatataagaattttaagcttttaactaaatttaaaacCTAACTAAGTCAAATCTCTAAATAAGCTTTCTTAGTGTTATTTCTCTTCATCCACCATTACTCCAACCTTATTGTATGAGtttgttttctttaatatattatattatttattattaccaTATGAAAAGATTCTCTACAAcacaaaaaaggagaaaaagggggagaagaaagaaaaaagcatGCATGAATATGATGACTATTACGTTACGTAGGGTCAGTCAGACAGCTCATAACCTTTTAGGGACCCAATCTTTTCACCGTGACTGCAGGTAGGACACACTACACTGCTCCTTCtgaatcaatttagtcctttttgtttttaaatttttggattaaataatttcatattttgacgaatttgtatttaaattatttcaggtcgaattttttaattgaattaattttaattttgatcattttaaagatatattattttaaatttgactCATTTTAAAATTCGAATCAATTTTAAATATCAATCCGATCGAATgaaaattataatgtttaattttgaTACCACATCAATGAACAGTTCCATGATGAGCTTTTCATGccatataattatataaaatataatccaattacatgaattattaaaattattctaaTGTTTAAAACATTTTACAATTACACAAATTATTGAAATCTTGTAATGTTTTGTGCAGCACTTGTCACACaaaatgttacaatttatttatattgaagAGTTCGCAGTTAATAAATACAAGTAAAAATATATGTTCGAGTAAACTAAATTAATACAAGACAATAAAAAACAAGAGACGTACtaggtaaaattaaaaaataaaaaataaaatttaaatataatatatgtacataataaaattaaaagtttatagATTATATTTAAATATCGACCCATATAAACATTAAATCTAATGGAAAGTTGGATGTGGGACTCTTTTTAGAATTTTCCtactttttaatataaatactttttgcaagaaaataaaaaggaaagaaagaaaagccaTGCTTTTACATAAAATGATGAGCTATTTCAGTGGTACAAGACAGTGTTTAGCAGAAAAGGGGATGGTCGGTCAGTGGGTGCAGCCACCGAGCTGTAGGGCACATGGACCAAAAGGGCGAACCCAGCCCCTCCGCTCCGCACCCAATGGATCGGCGCCTGAGGTTCTCGCTACAACTTGCGTGAGTAACGGTCGATTATGTGACCGTTGGaaaatcaaataaacacatatattCCTATTTATTAAAAGTAATCCAAAACATTTCTTACTGCCATTGCAGTCTGCCACCCAAATGCCCTTTACAGCCTCTAGAAAGATAAATTCACTGCAAGTCTCTTATAAAGTGCATTATTATATTTCTTGAAATTTGAAACCACTGCCCTCTTTTTCTTTGTTGTCCCTACATAAAATTGGAGAgaggaaaaatatttaataataggTAAAATCATGAAAATCTTTGTACCATAAATTAAGTTGtgttttaccttatttattttgataaattatttcttatagattagattaaagagttaattaattcttatatattaaaataaggtATGTGTGGTATGTCATGtataattatctaattattttatcaGTCAcatcagtttttaatagtagaaatagataaaatttataataaaaattatcagtttactttttgatataatgtatatgtactaatttactcatttttaagtaaaaaagataaaatataatttaactcataATATAATggcctccataatacttttaacTTTAATAATCTCACCATGCCAAATGACCCAACCACTCTAAATTTGGGTTACATTgggttcaaattttaaattttttgtactAAACTTGGTGGATTCCCAAATAACAGTAAATTCAGTATACCATTATTCACATATTTAGCCATTTGATCAGACCTTGGAATATGACGAaatcttttatttcaatttcGTTTGAAAAGACAATTAATTAAACGTAACTCCACTAAATTACTATTGGCAGCTCCTCCAGTTAGCAGAGTCTCTACTAGAAGTGCATTATCGCATTCTAGTTCTAATTGCCTGAATCCTTTCTCCCTTGCTATGCACAATCATTTAAGCATGACACACATTTTAATTCGAAAAATTGTTTCCTTACCAACCATCATTGAAAACTCAAACAACCATCTCGCATCAGCATCTCTTTCAACGtcataattttgtaattttagataCATATAAAAagttttttatggtagaaattaaatcaaaataaaataatatttaatatttttttgcttttaaaattattttaattttacttaaaaatttaaaatatatttaaaaattatccaCTCAAGAATATTCtcacatattatttttattaaaattgataataatttcaagtctttttaaaaaaaatatttgttatatatttcctttccttcaaagaaaaaaatcattatttcattattctatcatttatttactaatttcAATACCATCATTATGGAAAAATAAATTGGTTTTCAAGACacaattttttaaatacaatCTAAATCGTTTCATCAAACTTTCAATTAGAAAAAtagattataaaaattttaaaatttcatattcgaatttatttttcatgatttatgagttaattaagattttatttattgtaattataattataaagtaaaaaataaaacattacaaattaattcaaaaaatataattaacaataTGATATGATTGATTAAGAAGGGTAAAAATATTGTCAAAAAACATAATAATGATAGTAAAGTTCGGGAAGGATCAATTGTTTTCGTGTCCACTTAAATAGCAACATAGAAAGCTTCATTTTAACCCTCACCTTATCTTTTTATATTGtacaattaaaaatttgaaaaaagaaaaaaggcctAATCCAACTAATTTTTGGCCCCACCACACATAAAACTAATATCCACTCTCCATTTACATCCCTTTTAAATCTAACGGTCAAGATTCAATCATCAACTGCATCCCCACTCTCTATATATTTCCCACTCCCCCTCCCTCTCCCCCCTACCCTTCAAAAAATCTGCCCAAAGACTccaaagggttttttttttttaaatcttggcTCTGAAAATGGCGTCGGCGAGCACTTGGATGTTGTCGTTGAAGGTACTGTTTATTTCTAGTGGTGTATTGAGTATAGCTTTAGGACTTAAATTATCTGTTCCATTGGTTCTGGAATTCTCCGTTTCTCAAGCTCCGTTACTGTGGAGCACGTTCCGTTCTTGGCTCAAACCGCCTTATCTTTACTTTGTCATAAACGGGATTATAATCACGATTGCGGTTTCGTCACGGTTTCATCAGAACAATGGCGAGAATGAAAAGATGGAGGAGCTGATGCAGCAGCAGCCGAGATCGAAGATCTTGGTGGAACAGCGGCCTGATTTGGAGTACGAGATGAAGAGCAGCTTGGATTTCGATTCGGTGGAAACGGTGGTGTACGAGCAAAAGGAGATAGTACAAGAGGTGGAAACAACGGTTTTTGAGGCGGAGACCAATGTAGCGGTTGTAGATGACGGAGATGGAGGTGACGTGTTTGCTATCTCCAAATCGGAGTGGATTCCTCCTAGGAGAATGGATTCGTCGGAGATTCCGTTGGATGTTCTGTTTCCGGTTGAAAAACCACCGGCTTCTTCTAGATTCGGTCACCGTAAACCTGTTAAAGCCAATCCTGAAGGTATATTTAGCATTTTTCTTCTATCGAATCATTTTTACAATATTATCATATTTTCTGAAACAAACATTAACATTACTCGGTTAAAATGTCTACATCcagatttaaaattcaaaaaaactcTGAAAAGCAGTTTGGTTCACTCGACGGAGCCTCTCCGTCGGTGTTTCAATTCTTTTACCCATGTTTTCCATGTTCTAACACTTTTCGGAACGAAACTGAGTCGTTTTCGTTTCGGTATAATTtgattttagtccttttactattataaaatttaagatttaatcctttatcttaattatatataatttgatcctttatttttataatgatatTAGTTAGTTGAAATTGTTATTTACTCACAAGGTCAAAGTCTTTGGAAAGTTTAgtgaattatgtttaattaataataattttatagtcATTATTTTAATCCTAGCTACTAGAAGTTTTTCTAATTTGGATTTACTAATGAATTATATTAATTTGTATTGAAAAGATTaaaccttaaatttttaaatagtatACGGGACTAAACTAAAGTTAGACCTTTATTTCTCCTTTATTTCTTCCAAACAGACAAAGTCCGTTCAAAGGTGGCGTCTACTTGACGACGCGCCACTGAATAAGTTCAAAATAGTCCTTTTCTAAAAAATGATTAAGAAACTAAAATATCTAAATTACGTAATTAAGAAGAGTAGAATGGTGatctaatcaaattaattaaatctgTTCCTAATGCAGGTGGCCGAGCATTGAAAGTGGCGAAGCCCAAACGCCATGAGACACTGGAGAGCACGTGGAAGATGATAACGGAAGGGAGAGCGATGCCATTGACGAGGCACTTGAAGAAGTTGGACACGTTTGAGAATCACGGCCGCGAGATCAACGTGGAGACCATGGCCGACTCGCCGTTGGTGAAGAAATCGGAGACGTTCAGGGACCGGACTAATTACCAGCTTCCGCCGAGCTCTTCTCCGGCTTCGGGGAAGCTGAGGAAAGAGCCGTCGCTGAGTCAAGACGAGTTGAACCGTCGAGTGGAAGCGTTCATAAAGAAGTTCAACGAGGAAATGAGATTACAAAGGCAAGAATCACTAAACCAGTATATGGAGATGGTTAACCGTGGATGTTAGCCACTAATTATCGTTTAACCATAGTTTtaaatcatgtttttttttaagtaacAGAAAATATGTtcattaatttgttttttaaatatgtttcctCCATTAGGTCTAAAGAAGTTTGTGGAGACTTGGAgttgaaaaaattttgaaaaaatacccaaaaaaaaatgaagaaaaactaAGGGTGTAGATTATGGTACAGCTAGTTTTGAGTGGTATTAGAATCATTAATGGTAATTAAAAGTACTGTAAATTAAGGAAATTAGCTGTTTGTTTGTTTTTGGGTTTAACTCATATTTCAATGAAAGATTGATATGTTTATTAAATCTACGTTATTATTTTCCTCGTTTAATTTATGAGATATTATTAAGGACTGAGATGTGACTTGGTCTGCTCTGCCCTGGTTCTTTCCCTTTTTAAACACTctaatatctaattaaaaataaggttaaattaagttttgaatttgggtgtgaattttttttttcgttaaatttggtaattgtttttatattgagcttaaatttcttttattcacTTTGAATTTAATGAGGAAACAATTGTCAAGTTGAGGCCTCAATGTAAGAACAACTatcaaatttacaatttaacTTGTTAAGTTCAGGCCCCAATATAAAAAAAGTTGTCAAGTTCAAAATCTAACGTCAAAACGATTAACAAGTTTAGaacttaatataaaaaaaaatcaaaagcaagtttaaattccatatttaacctttaaaaatatgtttataatagTTGAATTGAGGTTTATTTGATTGATTAAGTACTCGCTAATTTTCTGTTgcacttttatttttcttaataaactttttttttagaaaaattaatttattgctCAAGACTAATTTTATTAGAGTCGGAATGATAAATATTCAAGTAAAacctttttaataataataacgcAATCCAAATGCTTGAGAAGTTGTCCGCTTCACTTTT
Coding sequences within it:
- the LOC107942076 gene encoding uncharacterized protein isoform X2; translation: MASASTWMLSLKNNGENEKMEELMQQQPRSKILVEQRPDLEYEMKSSLDFDSVETVVYEQKEIVQEVETTVFEAETNVAVVDDGDGGDVFAISKSEWIPPRRMDSSEIPLDVLFPVEKPPASSRFGHRKPVKANPEGGRALKVAKPKRHETLESTWKMITEGRAMPLTRHLKKLDTFENHGREINVETMADSPLVKKSETFRDRTNYQLPPSSSPASGKLRKEPSLSQDELNRRVEAFIKKFNEEMRLQRQESLNQYMEMVNRGC
- the LOC107942076 gene encoding uncharacterized protein isoform X1 — protein: MASASTWMLSLKVLFISSGVLSIALGLKLSVPLVLEFSVSQAPLLWSTFRSWLKPPYLYFVINGIIITIAVSSRFHQNNGENEKMEELMQQQPRSKILVEQRPDLEYEMKSSLDFDSVETVVYEQKEIVQEVETTVFEAETNVAVVDDGDGGDVFAISKSEWIPPRRMDSSEIPLDVLFPVEKPPASSRFGHRKPVKANPEGGRALKVAKPKRHETLESTWKMITEGRAMPLTRHLKKLDTFENHGREINVETMADSPLVKKSETFRDRTNYQLPPSSSPASGKLRKEPSLSQDELNRRVEAFIKKFNEEMRLQRQESLNQYMEMVNRGC